The window GGAGCTTTCCCTCCCGGAAGACCATCGTGGGGGCCATGGCGGTTATCATCCTCTTGTTGGGGGCGATGGCGTTGGCCTCGCTCTCGATGATCCCGGCACTGTCGGGCTTGCCGGGGTCGGAGTTGAAGTTGTCCATCTCGTTGTTGAGGAGGAACCCGGCGCCATCGACCACGATCCCGCTGCCGAAATTCCCGTTGAGGGTGTACGTGGCGGACACCGCGTTGCCCTGCCCGTCAACGATGGAGAAATGCGTCGTCTCGTCCTTCTCGTAGACCTTGGCCTCCCCCGACCGTATCTGGCTGCTCGGGGTCGCCCGGGCCGGATCGATGCCCGCCGCCAGCTTCGCTCCGTACGCCTTCGAGGTCAGCCCCTTGACGGGGATGGCGACCGCGTCGGGATCGCCCGCATAAACGAAAAGGTCGGCGAAGGCGCGCTTCGAGGCCTCCGCGATAAGGTGTATGCCCGCCGCGCTGTTGTGCCCGGCACGGGCGACGTCGAATCTCTCAAGGATATTGAGGGCCTCGGTGATGCAGACCCCACCCGAACTGGGCGGGTACATCGAGTACACGTCATGGCCCCGGTAGGTCGTGTGAACAGGCCTGCGGACCACCGGCGCGTAGGCGGCAAGGTCCTCTTTCATTACGAGACCGGAATTCTCCTTCATCTGCCTCGCTATCCTCGCCGCGATGTCCCCCCTGTAGAAGACGTCGGGGCCTCCCTTCGCGATGGCCTTCAAGGTCCGGGCAAGGTCCTTCTGGACAAAGAGATCGCCCGCTTCGTAGTATCCGCCCGACGGTTTGAAGAATATCCCCGCCGATCCGGGCCGGGCCTTGAGCAGCCTCTCGTAGGACCTGATGTCGGAGGAAAGGCCGGCGCTCATCACGAACCCTTTCTCAGCATACCTGATGGCCGGACCCATGGCCTTCCCGAGGGACATGGTCCCGTACGTGCGAAGGGCAAAGGCAAGGCCCGCCACCGTTCCCGGCACCGCCACCGCGATGTAGCTTTCGCGGCTCAGCTTCGCGTCCGCCTTCCCGTCCCTGACGAACATGGCGCGCGATGCAGCCGCGGGGGCCTTCTGCCAGAAATCAAGGGCGATGACCTCTTTCGTCGCGGCGTTGTGGATGAGCATGAACCCGCCTCCACCGATATTGCCCGCCCTCGGCAGGGTCACGGCCATGACGAAGGCGGCGGTCACGGCCGCGTCTACGGCATTCCCACCCTTCCTGAGGACGCCGAGCGCCTCCTTCGTCGCCAGCTCCTGCCCCGTCACGACCATCGCCCTCTTCCCCTCGACGGGAAAGGCAATGGCCGTCTCCTCGGCGGAGACATCACCAGCCGGCATCA of the Syntrophorhabdus sp. genome contains:
- the ggt gene encoding gamma-glutamyltransferase encodes the protein MPAGDVSAEETAIAFPVEGKRAMVVTGQELATKEALGVLRKGGNAVDAAVTAAFVMAVTLPRAGNIGGGGFMLIHNAATKEVIALDFWQKAPAAASRAMFVRDGKADAKLSRESYIAVAVPGTVAGLAFALRTYGTMSLGKAMGPAIRYAEKGFVMSAGLSSDIRSYERLLKARPGSAGIFFKPSGGYYEAGDLFVQKDLARTLKAIAKGGPDVFYRGDIAARIARQMKENSGLVMKEDLAAYAPVVRRPVHTTYRGHDVYSMYPPSSGGVCITEALNILERFDVARAGHNSAAGIHLIAEASKRAFADLFVYAGDPDAVAIPVKGLTSKAYGAKLAAGIDPARATPSSQIRSGEAKVYEKDETTHFSIVDGQGNAVSATYTLNGNFGSGIVVDGAGFLLNNEMDNFNSDPGKPDSAGIIESEANAIAPNKRMITAMAPTMVFREGKLRLVTGSPGSSRIISTVLQVVLNVIDHKMNIQEAVNAPKVHHEWMPDELRVEKGISPDTVKMLGQMGHNVVLRGPMGSATSVLIDPATGKRYGAVDPRREGLAMG